CTCTATGATAAGAATAAGCATAATGCGATAAAAATATTAGCAGCAAAGTTTCCTTCTCGGTACAAATGTTGCAAAACTACAAAATCAAAATCCTGGAGTAAAGCACATGCCCTCTTCGCTATAGAGCGACAATTATTAATCGTTCATTTCAATTTACTGCCATTGAGATTTGATAAGCACCCTCTTCTTGTATTatgcttttttttctttgttttttttacttaagtacatatttattcatttttatggaATCATAAATATTTGTAAAGAAAACGACATTCTCATCTAATACTCTTCCGTCCCATTCTAAGTGAAACATTTCTATTCTGGTACAAAATTTATGTAGGAtaggtaaaagaaaaaaaagtaaagagagtgatgttttaatttttagaaatgtgtcatttagaatGTGACattgtcaaaaaagaaaatggttCAATTAGAGAGGGGCAGATGGAGTATAATGGAAAGAAAAAAACATTCTCAAAtggatttaattaatactccctccatcccatttaAGTGGAGCATTTACTTTTTTGtacaaaattttatataatgttGTTTTACAGGTTAAGTGGaagtaagaatgagaaaaagtagagagatggatgtttctactttaaaaatgtgttaattaggatgagacatcccaaaaagaaaaatgtgtcacttatgGTGAAAAAGATGTAGTATGTTAGAGTGTTCAAacaaaaaattactactccctcctccgtccctctgtaatAGAAGCGTTTCTTTCGGCACGAGATtaaagaaattgtgttaaaagtgagttaagtgaagagagaataaagtagataggGAAAAATTAAATAGATAAAGAGATAATAGAGTAGGagaaaagaaataattttatttttccaaaaaaaagaaataactcgACTATAGTGGGTCAACTAAAAAAGGAATACGAACGGAGAGGGTACCGTATACTATACATAGGTACTACATACTATGCTTATATTTACatactaaaaaaaaaagaaataactcgACTATAGTGGGTCAaccaaaaaaggaatacgaaCGGAGAGGGTACCGTATACTATACATAGGTACTACATACTATGCTTATATTtacatacaaaaaaaaaaagaaataactcgACTATAGTGGGTCAaccaaaaaaggaatacgaaCGGAGAGGGTACCGTATACTATACATAGGTACTACATACTATGCTTATATTTACATACTACTCCATATGTTCTCAATTCTACtactagttttttttgtttttctcttgTTCAAATTTGAATCGGAGCGAAATAGGAAAGTTACCAAGTCTCAATTCTCATAATTTTCTTTTGCAAATTTGAGTTGGAGCAAAATAGGAAGGTTATGAATTACTTAGTACTATAATTTGGGTTCCAAATTTTGTTATGCTTGTACAATGTaaaaagatttgtgagattTGAGTTATTCTATTTTACTAACAATTAGAGATGTCGATTCAACTTGAAATATGAAAGTTTAAAATTAAGATTAATTCATAATTGAAAAAAGTATAATTGAAGTATCTCGTAGTACTTGAATAGCGAAGTGAGTTACCTGGAACCTGAGCGAATTGACTCGATTAAACTCCATAGTAATAACATAGGAAATCAGCAATAATAAGTGACTCCACAAGAGATATGACAAGGAATTACTACACTTTgatcctaagagcatccacagtggtgcggatgtcccgacagacatcccaaaaacacctcctgccacgtcataaggatttTCCACTGCACTGTCACGTTATAAGGACATCCCCAATGACATCCCGACgaacttcccacaataaaaaaaatttacaaattcaccaaattaaacaatttacgtaattaaaatttcgacacaaatacggagaaattgcaaccactttatttaaaaaaaacatacatagtgcaaaaaaaacatacataattattaaaaaaaattacatagttaaaaaaaccgccgtctcactcctcggatactcattaatacaagtggtgcgaatgaaatgaagttcaacgagccgtatttatagaattttcaaaaaaaaataataaaataatcgggacgtccgcacggacgtccgtggagtcaacgcaatggtggacgtccgcaaggacgtcgcgacggacgtcccgggaacgccgcggaactccggtgtccgcagcggacgtccgtatccatGTCACCGCTGCACAATGGTGGACTTCCCGTGCGGAACTCCGGGACACcggccggacgtccgccggaacgagcgccattgtggatgctctaaggctatccacaatggcgcctagcgcaccgcctagccgagcgccggcgctaggcggtcgttaggcgaaccattgcagtctccgaaaaccgccgagcggtttttcggaattaaaaatcgcctagcgctaggcggtcgccgggcgctgggcgatgcgctgggcgatccgctcggcgccattgcagcgtcgggatcgcccagcggttttttttattttttttaaaattgtccCGACACTATATATAcccgatttgcacttcattttcattcgcaccacttgtattaacgagtactctctctatctaaatttctatacaagaaaaacaccgagaaatggatctAAACAACGAGCCGAGTTCAGGGACGAGtggttctcaaactcccccaattaatgttggaggcggatggaatcagatgcccgggtactacaacatgtacccgtggcagcagatgctacccgggatgccgaccggagggagtccgccgggggggttccCGGCGGTGCCGGGTTGGggacccaatatgcagatgatgccggggtagacacccaatatgcagatgatgcccgggggagtatcggcgacgcaggggacgccggggggagtACCGgtgatgcaggggacgccggggggagtACCTgcgatgcaggggacgccggggggagtaccggcgacgcaggtgacgcgggggagcgtctatcgccccagttttgatttcagcactgcttcgtcgcacacatcgaccccaacggatgcgcagTTCATGCCGAGCGGTTTTTATGAATTTTCGTTGGCggatttggggtttgatagtctcggagttccggaaactcccgttcaaactgggggagcagtgcagggtagtggcgccccaaagaagaagggcaagggaaagaaggtcggggagtcgtcgcagccgggtggggATGACCCCACGGCACTgagaaggtggacggacgaggagaacgtTGCCCTGTCAagggcgtgggtgagtgtttgcgacgatcctcttgtttctaataaccagaggatcgtcaacatgtggggcaaggtagcagcagcctaccagcgaatttgcccggaggggaggccacacaacggGGAAGATTGCCAGAAGGCGTGGAACCGAATCAAGGCTaccgtctcccgattttcgggtttgtacgccaacgccctccgcatgcagagtagtggccaaacggaggacgactgcaggaggatagcggagaaagcattcccccagcccgggttgtataaggacttaacctactggaactgctatcttgtgctgaacgactctgagaagttccgagtaggtgtcgatgctggctggccgaaacggcaacgattgaactataccggggattgcagcggcagcagcggtggttcccacgacctccccgagacggaccaggtgctccccacccctcgttcgttcggccgccgacctcgccccgttgggcaaaagcgggcgcaacgggcgGCGAGGGGGGCCGtcgggggttcccaggaggtccagtcggcatccccctttgaccgccagtctacagaggatctcaagtacttcgcgcgtcaacaaacgcgccagatgatggtgaagacgttagccgaatggcgagCGGCGACGAACCCCCAGGAGAAGAGATTTCTCTTCACATTGCTCGAGAGCATGAATGACGATCTGCgtggaggcggcagcggcggtggcagcggaggcggcggtgacagtggcgacggaggcggcggaggcggtggcgacggcgacggcgacgacggaaTCGAGGGAGCCAcagagtgattttttttaagtaatgtactttttttaatgtaatttttattattaatgtacttttttaaaattttagtactttttttaatttattgtactttttaatttttttgtatttttttaaaagtgaaatagtattattaatgtttcccgtatatgtctcgtaaattaaattccgcaTATTGTGTTatttagtgatgtggctattgatgtggctgggctatttatgatatggctgggctatggctgggctatttctgatgtggcaggaggatttttagtattgatgacgtggcagaaggagtttgtggctgggctattgctgggctattgccAATGTGGACACCCTAAATACTCGTACTAGTATTATACTGTAGCACTTACTTTCGTGTGCTTTGGCAAACCCGCAAAGAAAAATTGGTGAGGAAACAAATGGCTACTGGAACAGGAACAACCAGGAAGATCTCAGCTTCTTCTGCAAGAGCTCACACCCGCAAACCTAAATCCAACTctccttcaagaatttcagGTTGGCTTTTCGTTTTCTTTTGCCTCATGTCGCTTGTTAATCACTCAATTTCTTGATTAAATGCCCACTCATTCTACTATGCAATTTTTCGGTTCCTTTTTTTGTGTGTAAGTTTTAGCTGAATCTATTGCACTGTCGCTCGATGTTCTCGATACTTCTTCCAAATTCCAGTGTTGCCTTATGGTAGAAAATAAATATCGAACCGGAGTTTTGATTAGGAATTGTTGTGTTTGTTTGTCTGATTGTTTATAAAAATCCATAAATTAGATCCAACTGCTCAGGATGAAGTTCAGTATCATAGTAACTTTGGTTATGATTTTTATGCGCAATATGCTCTCTGTTGTAGAAAATTATAGTATTTGGAGTATTTGAATAACTTTCATTTGCGTTTAAGGCCTTGATGTGTGATACTAGTGCTCTCAATTCTGAATTGTTTCAGGGATCTTTAAGAAACTTCTGTTGGTTTTCTTTGTGGGGTTCTTGGCTTGGGCCTATCAGGCAACAAAGCCACCTCCTCCAAAGATCTGTGGCTCGAAAGACGGGCCTCCAGTTACAGCTCCAAGAGTTCAGCTCAAGGATGGAAGACACTTGGCTTACAAAGAATTTGGTGTCCCAAAGGATAATGCAAAGCACAAGATTGTGTTTGTCCATGCCTTGGATACTTGCAGGCATGATGTCTCTGCTATTACTTCCGGACTCTCGCCGGTAAATGCTAATGCCACTTCCTATCTGTCGCCTGCTGGCTCTCATACTACCATTTTACGAGTTATAAGAAGCAGCAGCATGTGAGCTGACTCTTTTGGTTTTTTCATCCCAAAAACAGGATTTTGTTGAAAGTCGAGGGATCTATATCGTTTCATTTGACAGACCTGGTTATGGAGAGAGTGATCATAACCCTGCCCAAACACTTAGAAGCATTTCTTCTGACATCGAGGAGCTTGCTGATCAGTTGGGATTAGGATCCAAATTTTACGTTGCTGGATTCTCCTTGGGTGGCCAGGTTGTGTGGACCTGCCTCAAGTACATTTCTCACAGGTACGTTTTCTTCGTACCTGTCCTTGAGTAGCAAAACCAATTTGTGTCTTCCTGTAGTTTTGGATTATTACTGATTCAAGCTATGATTTTTTTAAGCATATATCAATTTC
This sequence is a window from Salvia splendens isolate huo1 chromosome 14, SspV2, whole genome shotgun sequence. Protein-coding genes within it:
- the LOC121765524 gene encoding uncharacterized protein LOC121765524, which produces MATGTGTTRKISASSARAHTRKPKSNSPSRISGIFKKLLLVFFVGFLAWAYQATKPPPPKICGSKDGPPVTAPRVQLKDGRHLAYKEFGVPKDNAKHKIVFVHALDTCRHDVSAITSGLSPDFVESRGIYIVSFDRPGYGESDHNPAQTLRSISSDIEELADQLGLGSKFYVAGFSLGGQVVWTCLKYISHRLAGAALIAPPVNYWWKGIPSNLSAEAYKQQLLQDQWALRVAHYTPWLIYWWNTQKLFPCMSIIARSPKVLSRQDAELMPKILSLKQETVAQVRQQGDYESIHRDLAFAFGKWEFDPTELRNPFAEGSGSVHLWQGDEDILVPATLQREIARQLPWIHYHEVRGAGHKLLYADGKAHSIIQALVS